From a region of the candidate division WOR-3 bacterium genome:
- a CDS encoding corrinoid protein has translation MDSEKDLFALMQEAVLNLKPKEVVVLCEEAIKRGVPADEALEKGLAKGMRLVGERFAAKVYFVPEVLLAAKAMYAGFDVLKEHLPKKAKRRGRVALGVVQGDIHDIGKNIVKVMAEAEGFEVIDLGRNVPIEQFVNAVKDGVQVLGMSALMTTTMGNMARVIEALKRAGLRERVKIAVGGAPVNRVFAERIGADGYAPDAASAVGEIRRLIG, from the coding sequence ATGGATTCAGAGAAGGATTTGTTTGCCCTGATGCAGGAGGCGGTTTTGAACCTCAAACCAAAGGAGGTTGTGGTTTTGTGTGAGGAGGCGATAAAAAGGGGGGTTCCGGCAGATGAGGCGCTGGAAAAGGGGCTGGCAAAGGGGATGCGATTGGTGGGTGAGAGGTTTGCCGCCAAGGTCTATTTTGTGCCCGAGGTGCTCTTGGCTGCCAAGGCGATGTATGCCGGGTTTGATGTTTTAAAGGAGCATTTACCCAAGAAGGCAAAAAGGCGGGGCAGGGTGGCTTTGGGTGTTGTGCAGGGTGATATCCATGACATCGGCAAGAATATTGTTAAGGTGATGGCAGAGGCAGAGGGTTTTGAGGTGATTGATCTGGGCAGGAATGTGCCGATAGAGCAGTTTGTGAATGCGGTGAAGGATGGGGTTCAGGTCCTGGGGATGTCGGCTCTGATGACAACAACGATGGGCAATATGGCAAGGGTGATTGAGGCGTTGAAAAGGGCAGGGCTGCGGGAAAGGGTGAAGATAGCGGTTGGTGGTGCGCCGGTTAACAGGGTGTTTGCCGAGCGGATTGGCGCCGATGGTTATGCGCCTGATGCCGCCAGCGCGGTGGGTGAAATCAGGCGGCTTATCGGATAG